GGAGGCCGCCAATGGGGAAGACGCCGTACGCCTGGTGACCGAGGGTGGGTTTGACGTCGTACTCATGGATCTGCAGCTCGGCGCGGGTATCGACGGTGCGGAGGCAACCCGCCGGATCGTGGAGCTGCCGCGGGCCCCGCGGGTGCTGATCCTCACGACCTACGACACCGACGCAGATATCGTGCGGGCCATCGAGGCGGGTGCGGCGGGCTACCTGCTCAAGGACACTGCGACCGACGTACTCGTCGCCGCCGTGCGCGATGCCGCCGCCGGCGAAAACGTCCTCGACGCGCCGATCGCGGCCCGCCTGGAACGCCGTCATGAGTCTGGGCTCAGCCCGCGCGAGCTTGAGGTGCTCAGTGCCGTGGCCGGCGGGCTCACCAACCGCGAGATCGCCGCCGGACTGTTCTTGTCCGAAGCGACGGTGAAGTCGCACCTGGTGCATGCCTTCACCAAGCTGGACGTCGACAGCCGCACCGCCGCCGTCGCTCGGGCCCGGTCGTTGGGACTTATCCGCTGAGCCGCCCGCGCTCAGCTTGAGGGCGGGGTTCCGCCACCGCGGACCCGGCACTAGGGTCAGAAGGTGACCGGCTCGTCAACTTATCGGAGGCGTCATGCCTAACGAGGTACAGACCGTCCGCGGCCCGATCAACGTCGATGACCTGGGTACGACGCTGATGCACGAGCACGTCTTCATCGTCGACCCCGACGTGCTGCGCAACTGGGGCGAGCACTGGGACGAGGAGGTGCGCATCGCCGACGCCGTCAGCAAGCTGCAAGCGGCCAAGGACCTCGGCATCGACACCATCGTCGACCCCACGGTGATCGGGCTCGGCCGCTACATCCCGTGGGTGCAGCGCGTCAACGAGCAGGTCGACATCAACATCGTCCCGGCCACCGGCGTCTACTCGTTTGGCGAGATCCGGCACTTCTTCGAGCACCGCGGCCCCGGCTTGCTGCTCGACATGCCCGAGCCGATGACCGAGCTCTTCGTGCGCGACATCAAAGACGGCATCGGCGATACCGGGGTCAAAGCCGCCTTCCTCAAGCACGTCATCGAAGAAACCGGCCTCACCCCCGGCCAGACTCGGATCGCCACCGCGGTGTGCGAGGCGCATCAGGAGACCGGCGCACCGATCACCGTGCACACCAACTCCGCACACGAGATGGGCCGCGTCGCCATCGACTTCTACGAGAAGCACAACGTCGACCTCACCAAGGTCGTGATCGGACACGCGGGCGACTCCAACGACCTGGACTACCTGCGGTTCATCGCCGACAAGGGCGCGATAATCGGCTGCGACCGATTTGGCCTGGACATCTACAACCCGACCGACCAGCGGGTCGCCACGATCGCCGCGCTGTGCAAGGAGGGGTACGCCGACCGCATCGTGCTCGCCCACGACGTGTCCTGCTACCTCGACTACTTCCCCGGCAAGCAGCAGGAGGCGATCGCGCAGATCGCCCCCAACTGGCACCTCGGACACATCACCAACGACGTCCTGCCCGCACTGCGCGAGTCAGGCGTCACCGACGACCAGATCAACCAGATGATGGTTGAGACTCCCAAGCGATACTTCAGCTAGAAACCCTGCTACGAAAGGAATCTGCAACACATGAAGACCAAGGGCGCCATCCTCACCGACCCTGAGGCCAAAGAGTGGACCGTCACCGAGATCGAGGTCGGCGAGCCCGTCCAGGGCGAGGTCATGGTCAAGCTTGCCGCGTCGGGCATGTGCCACTCCGACGAGCACCTGCTCACCGGTGACAGCCCCATCCCGACCTACCCGATGCTCGGTGGCCACGAAGGCGCCGGCGAGGTCATCAAGGTGGGTCCGGGCGTGACCGGCCTCAAGGAGGGCGACCACGTCGTACTCGCCTTCATCCCGGCATGCGGCAAGTGTCTGCCGTGTTCGCAGGGCCTGCAGAACCTGTGCGATCTCGGCGCGGGATTGCTGACCGGGCAGGCGATCTCGGACGGCACCTTCCGCGTGACCAAGGACGGCAACCCGGTCTCGACGATGTGCCTGCTCGGAACGTTTTCGCCGTACGTCACCGTGAACGAGGCGTCGGTCATCAAGATCGAAGACGACATCCCGCTGGACAAGGCGGCGCTGCTTGGGTGCGGTGTCTCCACCGGCTGGGGCTCGGCGACCGAGATCGGCGGCACCAAGGTCGGCGACACGGTCGTGGTCATCGGCTGCGGCGGCGTCGGCATGAACTCCGTGCAGGGTGCTGCGTCAGCTGGCGCGCGGTACGTCGTCGCGGTCGACCCGGTCGAGTTCAAGCGCGAGCAGGCGATGGAGCTCGGCGCGACCCACTCCTTCGCCACCATCGAGGAAGCGATGGGAGCCGTCAACGACATGACGTGGGGACGCGGCGCCAACGTCACCGTCATCACCGTCGGCGAGATCAAGGGCGACGACATCCAGCCGGCCGTCAAGATCACCGGCAAGGGCGGCACCATCGTCGTCACCGGCATGGGCAACTACGCCGACGAAGACGTCAAGCTCGGTCTCTTCGAACTGACCCTGCTGCAGAAGCGTCTGCAGGGTGCGATCTTCGGCGGCACCAGCCCGCGCACCCAGATCCCGCACCTGCTCAACATGTACCGCAGCGGGCAGCTCAAGCTCGACGAGCTCATCACCAAGACGTACTCGCTCGATGAGATCAACCAGGGCTACCAGGACATGCGCGACGGCAAGAACATCCGCGGCGTCATCGTCTACACCGACGCCGACTACTAAACCCGCGCTGCACCCGACTGACGTTCTGCGGCAGGTTGCGGACCTTTATCAGGCTGATAGAGGTCCCTGACCTGCCGCAGTTCGCGTCAGAGGACTCTAACCTGCCGCACGATGGGCGCCCCCGGATGCTCCGGGGGCTACGCGGCCAGGCCGAGGTCGGAGATCGAGGCGACCGTGCGCCGGCGTACTCGCGGTGGTACGCCGCACTCGAGCTGCAGTGCCTCGAACATCTCGGCGACCCAGCGATAGTGGCGATGCCGGTCGCGGACATACCAGCGCACCATGGTGACCGCGTTGCCCTCGATCACCGTCGTGTGCGTGACAGCGCAGGCGCAGCCATCGGATTTCACTGAAAACGAGACCGCGCCCGGCAGATCGGCCGGGCGCGGTACGTCGAGGCGCTCGATCGCAGCGCGAGCGCGCGAAGCCAGCACCGGAAGGCGCCGGGTATGCGTATTGATCACCATGTCGTCGTCCTCACCGTTGGTCGTCAGCACCGAGTCTTCCGCTGAGGGCGGGCGGGTGAATCCACCTACGGGATGGTGTTGACTACGACCTAGGGACGACATCGACTCCGGCGAGGTTCCGCCGGCGACGCTATGCGCGAGTCAGCAGCACGACCGGGATCTGGCGGTCGGTCTTGGTCTGGTACTCGTCGTACGGCGGGTAGATGCTGGCCATCAGCTTCCACAGCTCCTCGCGCAGCGGACCCTCAACCGTCTGCGCCTTGGTGGTGAAGACCTCGTCACGGACCTGCACCTCAACGGTCGGGTCGGCCTGCATATTGCGGTACCACAGCGGATCTTCCGGGGCGCCGCCCTTCGAGGCGACGATGACGTAGCCGCCGTCGTACTCGCCGTAAATCAGGGCCGAACGGCGCAGCTTGCCGGACTTGCGTCCTCGCGTCGTGATCAGCAGCGTCGGGTAGCCGTTCCACATGTGGCCTTCCTCGCCACCGCTTTCGACGTACTGGTGGATGTGGTCGGCGACCCAGCTCGTCGGGCTGTCGGTGACCTGCTCGTTGCTCATCGGCTCTCCTTCGCCAGTTGGGGGGTGACACTGCCCAGCCTAGGCGCGTAGCCCGATCCGATCGAGACAACGAACGCGAGTCGAGTTCACCGCATCGCCTGGAGGGTCTGGTCAATTTCAGCAGCAGCGTGCTTTAACTGTCCGAACGTCAAGTTCGGCACCGAAACGTACTGATAGACAAAATCCGGAGCATAGTGCTGGAACTCGCGACGACCCGCACGTACCTGGGGCAGGGCCGAGGGAATGACGAAAAGGTCTGGATGCTCTCGACTCGTGTCTTCGCGTAGCTGCCTTCGTCGGTTGCTGCCCCCAGACATCCGGGAACCTAGATAGACGACGGCGCGACGGAACTGGCTGCCTTGGAGCTGCCACCCGGCGCGAATCTTCAATCCATCCGTCTTCATAACGTCGAATACCTGCACCAGCGGCTGACCACGAGTGAACGCTGCGGAGACATGACCGTGTAACTGGACGCGTTCACTGATCGCGGCGGCGACGTACTGTGCACGGGCCTTCCCGAGAGCTGCCCGCAGGTGCTTACTCGAGATCGCTTCGAGCACGGACGGCTCGATCCACACCGTTTCATCATCGGACGTCACTACAGCGAGTTCGAGCAAGCTCTGCAAGTCAATCGCAAGGTCGGCGTACCGCCGCATTGTCTCGACCTCATACGCACCATCCGTTGTCAGGGCATCGCGGATGCGTTGCCCTAGAGCTCGATAAGAAACATGCGTCCAATTGCCGAGCCCATCCACTGGAGTGGTTGGCGACAGCAGAACAAGGCTCGGCCGCACGGGCCAGCCCGACACTTTGTCCTCATATCTATCCAGTTGTGTGCGGTCAGGAACCGCAAACACTTTGTTCTCAATGACCAGCGGAGCGAGATCGGGCCAGCGAAGCACTAGATCGAGATTGGTGTGTTCTCGCTCGGCTAATCGCTCAGTGCCTTCCGCGG
The nucleotide sequence above comes from Epidermidibacterium keratini. Encoded proteins:
- a CDS encoding response regulator; the encoded protein is MISVLLVDDHPIVRAGLRALLAGSGEVEIAAEAANGEDAVRLVTEGGFDVVLMDLQLGAGIDGAEATRRIVELPRAPRVLILTTYDTDADIVRAIEAGAAGYLLKDTATDVLVAAVRDAAAGENVLDAPIAARLERRHESGLSPRELEVLSAVAGGLTNREIAAGLFLSEATVKSHLVHAFTKLDVDSRTAAVARARSLGLIR
- a CDS encoding nitroreductase family deazaflavin-dependent oxidoreductase codes for the protein MSNEQVTDSPTSWVADHIHQYVESGGEEGHMWNGYPTLLITTRGRKSGKLRRSALIYGEYDGGYVIVASKGGAPEDPLWYRNMQADPTVEVQVRDEVFTTKAQTVEGPLREELWKLMASIYPPYDEYQTKTDRQIPVVLLTRA
- a CDS encoding PDDEXK-like family protein; protein product: MHPTTEEVKGLVERIESNPLGRIMHGSRELFHSNLLSWYFDALPDAADATFRPLSIPAEGTERLAEREHTNLDLVLRWPDLAPLVIENKVFAVPDRTQLDRYEDKVSGWPVRPSLVLLSPTTPVDGLGNWTHVSYRALGQRIRDALTTDGAYEVETMRRYADLAIDLQSLLELAVVTSDDETVWIEPSVLEAISSKHLRAALGKARAQYVAAAISERVQLHGHVSAAFTRGQPLVQVFDVMKTDGLKIRAGWQLQGSQFRRAVVYLGSRMSGGSNRRRQLREDTSREHPDLFVIPSALPQVRAGRREFQHYAPDFVYQYVSVPNLTFGQLKHAAAEIDQTLQAMR
- a CDS encoding NDMA-dependent alcohol dehydrogenase → MKTKGAILTDPEAKEWTVTEIEVGEPVQGEVMVKLAASGMCHSDEHLLTGDSPIPTYPMLGGHEGAGEVIKVGPGVTGLKEGDHVVLAFIPACGKCLPCSQGLQNLCDLGAGLLTGQAISDGTFRVTKDGNPVSTMCLLGTFSPYVTVNEASVIKIEDDIPLDKAALLGCGVSTGWGSATEIGGTKVGDTVVVIGCGGVGMNSVQGAASAGARYVVAVDPVEFKREQAMELGATHSFATIEEAMGAVNDMTWGRGANVTVITVGEIKGDDIQPAVKITGKGGTIVVTGMGNYADEDVKLGLFELTLLQKRLQGAIFGGTSPRTQIPHLLNMYRSGQLKLDELITKTYSLDEINQGYQDMRDGKNIRGVIVYTDADY
- a CDS encoding phosphotriesterase family protein — encoded protein: MPNEVQTVRGPINVDDLGTTLMHEHVFIVDPDVLRNWGEHWDEEVRIADAVSKLQAAKDLGIDTIVDPTVIGLGRYIPWVQRVNEQVDINIVPATGVYSFGEIRHFFEHRGPGLLLDMPEPMTELFVRDIKDGIGDTGVKAAFLKHVIEETGLTPGQTRIATAVCEAHQETGAPITVHTNSAHEMGRVAIDFYEKHNVDLTKVVIGHAGDSNDLDYLRFIADKGAIIGCDRFGLDIYNPTDQRVATIAALCKEGYADRIVLAHDVSCYLDYFPGKQQEAIAQIAPNWHLGHITNDVLPALRESGVTDDQINQMMVETPKRYFS